Proteins encoded by one window of Methanobacterium sp. CWC-01:
- a CDS encoding pyridoxamine 5'-phosphate oxidase family protein → MELHKIPFMNKEEYDSLIKDGYVSRIAFKGEYPYIAPFLYVFDGRFLYFLSTKYGKKVKLLNEDPQVAVEIECYHPDMSHFRFVTLQGTINSVVEEDEKKSVRGMFVDLIKEKELSPKILAALGHSPEEPLEKICQEERSYVWKLVDVQDIVALKS, encoded by the coding sequence ATGGAATTGCATAAAATACCCTTCATGAATAAAGAAGAGTACGACAGTTTAATTAAAGATGGCTACGTTAGTAGAATTGCGTTTAAGGGCGAATACCCTTATATAGCCCCTTTTCTCTATGTGTTTGATGGAAGATTCCTGTACTTCCTCTCCACCAAATACGGAAAGAAAGTGAAGCTCTTAAATGAAGATCCCCAAGTTGCAGTTGAGATCGAATGTTACCATCCGGACATGTCTCATTTCCGCTTTGTGACCCTGCAGGGAACCATAAACTCTGTGGTAGAAGAAGATGAAAAAAAAAGTGTGAGGGGAATGTTCGTCGACTTGATAAAAGAAAAAGAGCTTTCTCCTAAAATCTTAGCTGCACTGGGACATTCACCGGAAGAACCATTGGAAAAAATATGCCAGGAAGAACGCAGTTACGTGTGGAAACTGGTGGATGTGCAGGATATTGTGGCTCTGAAAAGCTAA